A single window of Colletotrichum higginsianum IMI 349063 chromosome 8, whole genome shotgun sequence DNA harbors:
- a CDS encoding Histidine acid phosphatase, protein MELKLLLTLGLAVVPAAAAETVLGIYVFHRHGDRTAKKTPPVRFTDLGAHEVYTSGLHYGERYVRDGAAARIRSISADDVLPEQLAVTSPSDVVLQSSANAFLQGFYPPTGAAAALANGSSVEAPLGGYQYVPVSAVATAATSTDAESSEWLQGGSGCGKAVVSSNNYFASPEYAALDAESRSFYQGLLPVINATFNDKAATFENAYTIFDLINVASIHNESIPAADLLTNSTIRTLTDYANIHEWNLAYNESDPIRAVAGKVLAGQVLQGLNATLQNAAKSGSVKANIQFGAYATFSSFFGLARLHDVSDDFKSVVDYASSMVFELVTNVTSDGVPAADDVSVRFRFANGSSGTNPLTAYPLFGRAETILPWATFTDEMRRFAIQDTKEWCTACGNSTGTCATALGLDGTADSNGSGSGSGGGSGSGSGISTPVAGVIGALVTLVVILGIQGLVMLVGGLRMVKKSKIAKDISAVSAVEETTGRKH, encoded by the coding sequence GCTTCACCGACCTCGGTGCCCACGAGGTTTACACCTCGGGCCTGCACTACGGCGAGCGCTACGTCCgcgacggcgctgccgcccgcATCCGCTCCATCAGCGCGGACGATGTCCTCCccgagcagctcgccgtcaCTTCTCCGAGCGATGTGGTCCTGCAGTCCTCGGCCAACGCCTTCCTCCAGGGCTTCTACCCGCCCActggcgctgccgccgccctcgccaacggCTCCTCCGTCGAGGCGCCTCTCGGCGGTTACCAGTACGTCCCCGTCAGCGCCGTCGCCACTGCCGCCACCagcaccgacgccgagagcaGCGAGTGGCTCcagggcggcagcggctgcggcaaggccgtcgtcagCTCCAACAACTACTTTGCATCCCCCGAGtacgccgccctcgacgccgagtccCGCTCCTTCTATCAGGGCCTGCTGCCCGTCATTAACGCCACTTTCAACGATAAGGCCGCTACCTTTGAGAACGCTTACACCATCTTCGACCTCATCAACGTCGCCTCCATCCACAACGAGTCCATCCCTGCCGCGGACTTGCTCACAAACAGCACCATCCGCACCCTGACAGACTATGCCAACATCCATGAGTGGAACCTTGCCTACAACGAGTCCGACcccatccgcgccgtcgcgGGTAAGGTCCTTGCCGGCCAGGTTCTGCAGGGCCTCAACGCGACCCTGCAGAACGCCGCCAAGTCGGGCTCCGTCAAGGCCAACATCCAATTCGGCGCCTACGCCACtttctcgtccttcttcggcctcgcccgcctgcACGACGTCTCGGACGACTTCAAGTCCGTCGTCGACTACGCCTCGTCCATGGTCTTCGAGCTTGTCACCAACGTCACCTCCGACGGCGTTCCTGCCGCTGACGATGTCTCCGTCCGCTTCCGTTTCGCCAATGGCTCCTCCGGCACAAACCCGCTGACGGCTTACCCGCTCTTTGGACGCGCCGAGACCATCCTGCCCTGGGCCACCTTCACCGATGAGATGCGCCGCTTCGCCATCCAGGACACCAAGGAGTGGTGCACCGCGTGCGGAAACTCTACCGGCACCTGCGCCACGGCCCTGGGTCTGGACGGCACCGCCGACTCAAACGGTTCTGGTTCCGGTTCCGGTGGCGGTAGCGGCAGCGGTAGCGGCATCTCGACGCCCGTTGCTGGTGTCATTGGCGCCCTTGTGACGTTGGTCGTAATTTTGGGCATCCAGGGTCTGGTCATGCTTGTAGGCGGTTTGCGCATGGTTAAAAAATCCAAGATCGCCAAGGATATCTCCGCTGTTTCCGCCGTTGAGGAGACTACTGGTCGCAAACACTAG
- a CDS encoding G-protein-coupled receptor 1 produces the protein MIRPKEGEEALAVPTILSEVRLQSIIILVVAVMSLAGAGWIMASYAVFPNLRSFRHRLITGLAISDAFMALNFLFSTAMNVGGNGIAAPENTAFCSFNGFVTQVFVIQTDYWVLTIAVCTYFILAGHKTQSTWIQDHELVIWALPWLFSVLWASIGLGVTGYENIGAWCWFKSDTVRLLVNFIPRWVIIVTMFALYAYLSYALYKAHTRLSSVQDASPRHLESGISTQEGSRVTSIHEGVARLMLLYPLAYAIIWSLPTAIRIYQATENKPAAFVLQTIDKASIVIQGFVDAVIYGVNETTLTSWRARFSRQGYPASHAMDARGGNDLEADAVREREWSFRPRGRGSPDDTTAARSTVSVGLEGDGASSSSMEPRDLSA, from the exons ATGATTCGCCcaaaagaaggggaagaggcTCTTGCAGTGCCTACCATTCTATCAGAAGTCCGTCTCCAgagcatcatcatcctcgtaGTAGCCGTCATGTCTCTGGCCGGCGCAGGCTGGATCATGGCCAGTTACGCC GTGTTTCCCAATCTCCGCTCGTTTCGCCACCGTCTGATCACTGGCCTTGCCATCAGTGACGCTTTCATGGCGCTGAACTTTCTATTCTCGACGGCCATGAATGTTGGCGGCAATGGAATCGCTGCCCCTGAAAATACCGCCTTCTGCAGTTTCAACGGCTTCGTGACACAGGTTTTTGTCATTCAGACCGACTACTGGGTCCTCACCATCGCCGTCTGCACCTACTTCATCTTGGCCGGCCACAAGACCCAATCCACCTGGATCCAGGACCACGAACTCGTCATCTGGGCATTACCTTGGCTCTTCTCGGTTCTCTGGGCTTCCATAGGCCTCGGAGTTACCGGCTACGAGAACATCGGTGCTT GGTGCTGGTTCAAGTCGGACACCGTTCGCTTACTCGTCAATTTCATTCCTCGGT GGGTCATCATAGTCACTATGTTTGCACTATATGCATACCTGTCATATGCTCTCTACAAAGCCCATACTCGACTGAGCTCGGTTCAGGACGCTTCTCCGCGCCACCTTGAGTCCGGAATTTCAACCCAGGAGGGAAGTCGTGTGACGAGCATCCACGAAGGG GTTGCGCGGCTCATGCTTCTGTACCCCCTCGCGTATGCAATCATCTGGTCGCTGCCGACCGCAATACGGATTTACCAGGCGACAGAGAACAAGCCGGCAGCGTTCGTACTGCAGACCATTGACAAGGCCAGCATCGTTATTCAGGGGTTCGTAGACGCTGTCATCTACGGCGTGAACGAGACGACCCTCACAAGTTGGCGCGCGCGTTTTTCCCGTCAGGGGTATCCCGCGTCCCATGCCATGGACGCCCGCGGTGGAAACGACCTGGAAGCAGACGCAGTCAGAGAGCGAGAGTGGTCGTTTCGACCACGTGGTAGAGGGTCACCCGACGACACGACTGCCGCACGTTCGACCGTATCCGTAGGACTAGAAGGAGATGGCGCTTCTTCCAGTTCGATGGAGCCCAGAGACTTGAGTGCGTAG
- a CDS encoding CFEM domain-containing protein gives MMKFAIIIALAGLAVAQTDLPTCAQGCVNQYTTGNAIAGCSNLDIKCICSNAGFLDGIACCLASACPAAEQENAVKFAKNICTGAGVTVPDQVVCKSGNASSSGSPATATQTGTAQTGTPASATNTPNAAATMGPVALLGGLVAALVVL, from the exons ATGATGAAGTTTGCCATAATCATCGCTCTCGCCGGTCTTGCCGTTGCGCAGACCGACCTCCCCACGTGCGCC CAAGGCTGCGTCAACCAATACACCACAGGCAATGCCATCGCCGGCTGCAGCAATCTCGACATCAAGTGCATCTGCTCCAAcgccggcttcctcgacggcatcgcctGCTGTCTCGCCAGTGCCTGCCCTGCCGCCGAACAGGAGAACGCCGTCAAGTTCGCCAAGAATATCTGCACCGGTGCCGGCGTCACTGTCCCCGATCAGGTCGTCTGCAAGAGCGGAAACGCCTCGTCTTCTGGCTCGCCGGCCACTGCTACCCAGACCGGTACCGCCCAGACCGGGACGCCCGCGTCCGCCACGAACACACCGAACGCCGCAGCCACAATGGGTCCGGTCGCTCTGCTGGGAGGTCTTGTTGCTGCTTTGGTTGTCTTGTAG